The following proteins are co-located in the Blochmannia endosymbiont of Camponotus sp. genome:
- the ung gene encoding uracil-DNA glycosylase, producing the protein MSQELTWRRLLSQEKTLPYFQNILFAIEERKKKGITIYPKKKDIFNAFRFTSFKSIKVVIIGQDPYHGPNQAHGFAFSVLPGISPPPSLRNIYKELASDIPNFVIPEHGCLQGWAQEGVLLLNSILTVEAGRSCSHADIGWERFTDKVICILNTYKEKIIFLLWGKYAQHKGSIINYKKHYILTAPHPSPISARRGFLGCHHFSKVNILLTQQNKQIINWQPKTIESI; encoded by the coding sequence GTGTCTCAAGAATTGACTTGGCGGCGTTTGTTATCACAAGAAAAAACATTGCCGTACTTTCAGAATATATTGTTTGCCATAGAGGAACGTAAAAAAAAAGGTATTACGATTTATCCTAAAAAAAAAGATATTTTTAACGCGTTTCGTTTTACTAGTTTTAAATCTATAAAAGTTGTTATTATAGGTCAGGATCCTTATCACGGACCTAATCAAGCACATGGATTTGCATTTTCCGTATTGCCTGGTATTTCGCCGCCTCCTTCTTTAAGGAATATTTATAAAGAACTTGCATCTGATATACCCAATTTTGTAATACCAGAGCACGGTTGTTTGCAGGGTTGGGCTCAGGAAGGGGTGCTATTGCTTAACAGTATTTTAACTGTTGAGGCAGGAAGAAGTTGTTCTCATGCTGATATTGGATGGGAACGATTTACAGATAAAGTAATATGTATACTGAACACATATAAGGAAAAAATTATATTTTTACTATGGGGTAAGTATGCTCAACACAAAGGTAGCATCATTAACTATAAAAAACATTATATTTTAACTGCGCCACATCCTTCACCTATATCAGCTCGACGTGGATTCTTAGGATGTCATCATTTTTCTAAGGTTAATATATTATTGACGCAACAAAATAAACAAATTATTAATTGGCAACCCAAAACAATTGAATCAATCTAA
- the acpS gene encoding holo-ACP synthase, producing the protein MVIHGIGVDIVDIRKIKKIITHSGDKLATRILSESEWKIYKNKKCPVHFLAKRFAAKEAVAKAFGTGISQGVTLNQIEIFNDKLGKPMLHFFSCTALLANKLSLKKMHITLSDTNSYACAFVILER; encoded by the coding sequence ATAGTGATTCACGGAATTGGCGTAGATATCGTTGATATTAGGAAAATAAAAAAAATAATAACACATAGCGGAGATAAGTTGGCTACGCGTATACTTAGTGAGTCAGAATGGAAAATATACAAAAATAAAAAGTGTCCTGTACATTTCTTAGCAAAACGTTTCGCTGCAAAAGAAGCAGTGGCTAAAGCATTTGGTACTGGAATAAGCCAAGGAGTGACACTTAATCAAATTGAAATATTTAACGATAAACTAGGAAAACCGATGTTGCATTTCTTTTCATGTACAGCTCTATTAGCTAATAAATTATCATTAAAAAAAATGCATATTACTTTATCTGACACCAATTCGTATGCATGCGCGTTTGTTATATTGGAACGATAA
- a CDS encoding inositol monophosphatase family protein gives MHPMLNIAIQAIRRAGNFVVKQYELFDKNSVQSNHTDNLISKINKESYYIITAIIRKFYPLHTVINTWNVRDINDANYKESVFWIIGAIDNNVNFIKQFPFFALSISVFIKGHIEIGVIYDPIHNELFSACRGKGAHLNGYRIRVGTAKNLHRAIIAISCAYEQQRMTINLLSKFINKCAYFRYTGSTILDLAYVAVGRVDGCVSIFFEKINYTNKLASGFLIIRESGGLIIDFTGTDNYLLSGNIIAGNVKIIRTILSIIQII, from the coding sequence ATGCATCCGATGCTTAACATTGCTATTCAAGCTATAAGAAGAGCGGGGAACTTTGTCGTTAAACAATATGAATTGTTTGATAAAAATAGTGTGCAGTCAAATCATACTGATAATCTTATTTCTAAAATAAATAAAGAATCATATTACATTATTACGGCAATTATTCGAAAATTTTATCCGCTACATACCGTTATTAATACATGGAATGTCCGTGATATTAATGATGCGAATTACAAAGAAAGCGTCTTCTGGATAATTGGAGCTATAGACAATAATGTTAATTTTATTAAGCAGTTTCCTTTTTTTGCTTTATCTATTTCCGTATTTATTAAAGGACATATCGAAATAGGAGTAATATATGATCCTATACATAATGAGTTATTTAGTGCTTGTCGTGGAAAAGGAGCGCATCTTAATGGTTATCGGATTCGTGTAGGTACTGCTAAAAATTTACATAGGGCTATTATTGCTATATCTTGTGCTTATGAACAGCAACGTATGACTATTAATCTACTAAGTAAGTTTATCAATAAATGCGCATATTTTCGTTATACTGGATCAACTATTTTAGATTTAGCCTATGTTGCGGTTGGACGTGTAGATGGATGTGTTTCTATTTTTTTTGAAAAAATTAACTATACTAATAAACTGGCTAGTGGTTTCTTAATAATTCGTGAATCGGGAGGTTTAATTATAGATTTTACCGGAACCGACAATTATTTATTGTCTGGAAATATAATTGCGGGTAATGTGAAAATAATTCGGACTATTTTATCCATTATACAAATCATTTGA
- the pdxJ gene encoding pyridoxine 5'-phosphate synthase, with amino-acid sequence MSNLLLGVNIDHIATLRNARNTTYPDPIYAAFIAEQSGADSITIHLREDRRHITDRDVKMLRKTIQTSMNLEIAATDEMINIACILKPHCCCLVPERRQELTTEGGLDIINQSNKLQDIIFKLTEAGIRVSLFIDPNEQQISVAYNIGAPYIELHTGMYSHAIDAATQNLEYKRIKKSVQYAVDNGLKVNAGHGLNYYNVRPIAALPGIQELNIGHSIISRSIFCGLPKAIQDMKKLIQDSRRG; translated from the coding sequence ATGTCAAATTTATTATTAGGTGTAAATATTGATCACATTGCAACACTACGCAACGCAAGAAATACTACGTATCCTGATCCTATATATGCTGCATTCATTGCAGAACAATCAGGAGCAGATAGTATTACTATACATTTAAGAGAAGACCGTCGTCATATTACAGATCGAGATGTCAAAATGTTACGTAAAACTATACAAACATCTATGAACTTAGAAATAGCAGCAACAGATGAAATGATTAATATCGCATGTATATTAAAACCACATTGTTGTTGCTTAGTACCTGAAAGACGTCAAGAACTCACAACTGAAGGTGGTTTAGATATAATTAATCAATCAAATAAATTACAAGATATAATATTTAAACTGACTGAGGCTGGAATTAGGGTGTCGTTGTTTATTGATCCTAATGAACAACAAATTAGTGTTGCATATAATATAGGAGCGCCTTATATAGAACTACATACCGGAATGTATTCTCATGCTATAGATGCAGCAACTCAAAATTTAGAATATAAACGTATTAAAAAAAGTGTGCAATACGCTGTAGATAATGGTTTAAAAGTCAATGCTGGACATGGTCTTAATTATTATAATGTACGACCTATTGCGGCGTTACCAGGAATACAAGAATTAAATATAGGACATTCTATAATTAGCCGGTCAATATTTTGTGGATTACCTAAAGCTATTCAAGATATGAAGAAATTGATACAAGACTCAAGAAGAGGTTAA
- the rnc gene encoding ribonuclease III, whose protein sequence is MNIMLINTLQEKLGYTFNRYDLLLQALTHRSSSNQHNERLEFLGDAILNYVIANLLYHRFPHISEGDMSRMRANLVRENTLATLAREFNLGDYLQLGQGELKNGGYQRESILANTIEALIGGIFLDSNIQTIEILIIHWYKIRIDHMDPYAYDKQKDPKTRLQEYMQHRRLPLPVYWINQIIGEAHNQTFTINCQVSKLTQPIIGCGSSRRRAEQNAAKKILEVLEEHNQNK, encoded by the coding sequence ATAAATATTATGTTAATTAATACACTTCAAGAAAAACTTGGTTATACTTTTAATCGATATGACTTATTATTACAAGCGCTAACTCATAGAAGTTCTAGCAATCAACACAATGAAAGACTAGAATTTTTAGGCGATGCTATATTAAATTATGTAATAGCCAACTTGTTGTACCATAGATTTCCTCATATTAGTGAAGGAGATATGAGTAGAATGCGTGCAAATTTGGTGCGTGAAAATACATTAGCAACACTAGCACGAGAATTTAATTTAGGAGATTATCTACAACTAGGACAAGGAGAGCTAAAAAACGGAGGATATCAACGTGAATCCATTTTAGCTAATACAATAGAAGCCTTAATAGGCGGTATATTTTTAGATAGTAATATTCAAACTATTGAAATATTAATTATTCATTGGTACAAAATCCGTATAGATCACATGGATCCTTATGCTTATGATAAACAAAAAGATCCAAAAACTCGTCTGCAAGAATATATGCAACATCGTCGTTTACCGTTACCTGTATATTGGATCAATCAAATAATTGGAGAGGCACACAATCAAACATTTACAATAAATTGTCAAGTTAGTAAATTAACACAACCGATTATTGGCTGTGGTTCTAGTCGACGTAGAGCTGAACAAAATGCAGCAAAAAAAATTTTAGAAGTACTGGAGGAACATAACCAAAACAAATGA
- the lepA gene encoding translation elongation factor 4 — translation MIKYIRNFSIIAHIDHGKSTLSDRFIQTCGGLNEREMTSQVLDSMELERERGITIKSQNVTLNYTSKNGQPYQLNLIDTPGHVDFSYEVSRSLAACEGALLIVDVTQGVEAQTVANYRIAKEMNLKIIVALNKIDLSTADPNRVSQEIKNIIGIDVNNAIQCSAKTGYGISELLERLIYDIPHPQGDPSAPLQALIIDSWFNKYLGVVSLICIKNGKLYRGDVLKSMNTGQKYTVDQIGIFTPKQVKREMLACGEVGWLVCANKNIIKTPVGDTFTLSTRPAKNACHGFKKLQPYVYAGLFPIDSKNQKIFHDALYKLSLNDSSLFYEPERSEFLGLGFRCGFLGLLHLEIIQERLRREYSLNLLVTAPMVVYEILTIDNQIMYVDSPSKLLSLTKIKEIREPVVLCNILFPKKYLGEIISLCIKKRGTQVDIIYHGDQITLTYELPMSEIILNFFDQIKSVSHGYASFEYKFSRFQISNIVCIEILINKKRIDALTVITHQEESIYHGRLLVNKLQKLIPRQQFDIVIQATIGKRIISRDIVKQLRKNVLAKCHGGDITRKKKLLYNQKEGKKRMKQIGNVNLPHTVFLAIFDVNNNKK, via the coding sequence ATGATAAAATACATACGTAATTTTTCCATTATTGCGCATATTGATCACGGAAAATCAACGTTATCTGATCGGTTTATTCAAACTTGCGGTGGATTAAACGAACGTGAAATGACATCTCAAGTATTAGATTCCATGGAATTAGAACGAGAACGTGGCATTACGATAAAATCACAAAATGTGACACTCAATTATACGTCTAAAAACGGTCAACCTTATCAGCTGAATCTTATTGATACTCCTGGTCATGTTGATTTTTCTTATGAAGTTTCTCGATCTTTAGCGGCATGTGAAGGCGCCTTATTAATAGTAGATGTTACTCAAGGAGTGGAAGCGCAAACTGTAGCCAATTATCGAATTGCTAAAGAAATGAATTTAAAAATCATTGTGGCATTAAATAAAATTGATTTATCAACAGCAGATCCTAATCGAGTATCTCAAGAAATTAAAAACATCATTGGTATTGACGTAAACAATGCAATACAATGTTCAGCTAAAACTGGTTATGGCATATCAGAATTATTAGAGCGTTTAATTTATGATATTCCTCATCCTCAAGGAGATCCATCCGCTCCTCTGCAAGCACTAATTATAGATTCTTGGTTTAATAAATATTTAGGTGTTGTATCGCTAATATGTATCAAAAATGGTAAATTATATAGAGGTGATGTGTTGAAATCCATGAATACAGGTCAAAAATATACTGTTGATCAAATAGGTATCTTCACTCCAAAACAAGTAAAACGAGAAATGTTAGCTTGTGGAGAAGTAGGTTGGTTAGTTTGTGCCAACAAAAATATCATAAAGACCCCTGTAGGAGATACATTCACTCTGTCAACTCGTCCCGCAAAAAATGCGTGTCATGGTTTTAAAAAACTTCAACCTTATGTTTATGCAGGATTATTTCCTATAGACTCTAAAAATCAAAAAATCTTTCATGACGCTTTATATAAACTTAGTTTAAATGATTCTTCTCTATTTTATGAGCCAGAAAGATCAGAATTTTTAGGTTTAGGATTTCGTTGTGGGTTTCTTGGGCTATTACATTTGGAAATAATTCAAGAAAGATTAAGACGGGAATATTCACTTAATTTACTTGTTACAGCTCCAATGGTAGTATATGAAATATTAACCATTGACAATCAAATAATGTATGTAGATAGTCCATCAAAATTGCTCTCTTTAACTAAAATTAAAGAAATACGCGAACCTGTTGTTTTATGTAACATATTGTTCCCAAAAAAATATCTTGGAGAAATTATTTCTTTATGCATTAAAAAAAGAGGCACTCAAGTTGACATAATATACCATGGTGATCAGATTACATTAACTTACGAATTGCCTATGTCTGAAATAATATTAAATTTTTTTGATCAAATAAAATCAGTATCTCATGGATATGCTTCATTTGAATATAAATTCAGTCGTTTCCAGATATCGAACATAGTGTGTATAGAAATATTAATTAATAAAAAACGTATTGATGCATTAACGGTAATTACGCATCAAGAAGAATCTATATATCATGGACGTCTATTGGTTAATAAACTACAAAAATTAATCCCAAGACAACAATTTGATATTGTGATTCAAGCAACTATTGGTAAACGAATAATATCGCGTGACATTGTAAAACAGCTACGGAAAAATGTTTTAGCAAAATGTCATGGAGGCGATATAACTCGAAAGAAAAAATTATTATATAATCAAAAAGAAGGAAAAAAACGTATGAAACAAATAGGTAATGTTAATTTACCACATACTGTATTTCTAGCAATCTTTGATGTCAATAACAATAAAAAATAA
- a CDS encoding IscS subfamily cysteine desulfurase gives MKLPIYFDYAATTPVDPRVVEKMIQYFTLDGIFGNPSSRSHYYGWKAEEAVDIARKQIAQLIGAESREIIFTSGATESVNLAIKGTAQSYCKKGKHIITSMTEHKSVLDTCQYLESKGFEITRITPQPNGLISFEQINNALRDDTILLSIMHVNNEIGIIQDIKKFGKLCRLHDIIFHVDATQSVGKLHIDLSDLPVDLMSFNGHKLYGPKGIGGLYIRQHRYPKLHITAQMHGGGHEYGMRSGTLPVHQIVGMAEAYRLARETMTTEMIYLKKMRDRLWQGLQQIEGILINGDLEHSIGTLLNISFSNIDGETLIVVLKDFALSSGSACTSGTLNPSHVLQALGRNNELAYNSIRFSLGRFTTEEEIEYAIHHIAATVMKLNAMIHLL, from the coding sequence ATGAAGCTACCAATATATTTTGATTATGCTGCTACTACTCCCGTAGATCCCAGAGTAGTAGAAAAAATGATACAGTATTTTACTCTAGACGGCATATTTGGTAACCCGTCTTCTCGTTCTCATTATTATGGCTGGAAAGCAGAGGAAGCGGTAGATATAGCCCGTAAACAAATTGCTCAGTTGATAGGCGCTGAATCACGTGAAATCATTTTTACTTCAGGAGCTACTGAATCAGTAAATTTAGCTATTAAAGGAACAGCTCAATCTTATTGCAAAAAAGGAAAGCATATTATTACCAGTATGACGGAACACAAATCAGTTTTAGATACTTGCCAATATCTTGAGAGCAAAGGGTTTGAGATCACCCGTATAACTCCACAACCCAATGGTTTAATCTCTTTCGAACAAATCAATAACGCACTACGCGATGATACAATTTTATTATCTATTATGCATGTAAATAATGAAATCGGTATAATCCAAGACATCAAAAAATTTGGTAAATTATGTCGTCTACATGACATAATATTTCATGTAGATGCAACCCAAAGCGTTGGTAAATTACATATTGATCTATCTGATTTACCGGTAGATTTAATGTCTTTCAACGGCCATAAACTATATGGACCAAAAGGTATAGGTGGTTTGTACATACGACAACATAGGTATCCAAAGCTCCATATTACTGCTCAAATGCATGGCGGAGGACATGAATACGGTATGCGTTCTGGTACATTGCCAGTCCATCAAATCGTTGGTATGGCTGAAGCGTATCGTTTAGCCAGAGAAACAATGACAACAGAAATGATTTATTTAAAAAAAATGAGAGATCGTTTATGGCAAGGATTGCAACAAATTGAAGGAATATTAATTAATGGCGATTTAGAGCATAGTATAGGTACATTGTTGAATATTAGTTTTAGTAATATCGATGGTGAAACACTAATTGTAGTATTGAAAGACTTTGCGTTATCTTCTGGATCTGCTTGTACCTCTGGCACTTTAAATCCATCGCATGTATTGCAGGCTTTAGGAAGAAATAATGAACTAGCATATAATTCAATCAGATTTTCTTTAGGGCGTTTCACAACCGAAGAAGAAATAGAATACGCTATCCATCATATAGCTGCTACTGTTATGAAATTAAATGCTATGATACATTTATTGTAA
- the tadA gene encoding tRNA adenosine(34) deaminase TadA, whose amino-acid sequence MYEIKDIDTIWMRHAIALAAHAEIIGEISVGAVLIKNGKLISYGWNSSIICHDPSAHAEIIALRTGGKILGNYRLLGTTLYVTLEPCIMCIGAIIHARIYRLVCGAKNSKIGQRSWLKSTLLHPMNNHRVSLTTGVLEKECAYQLNKFFKRQRQT is encoded by the coding sequence ATGTATGAAATAAAAGATATAGATACGATATGGATGCGTCATGCTATTGCATTAGCTGCCCATGCTGAGATTATTGGAGAAATATCAGTAGGAGCTGTTTTAATTAAAAATGGTAAACTTATAAGTTACGGTTGGAATTCTTCTATTATATGCCATGATCCAAGTGCTCATGCAGAAATTATAGCATTACGTACAGGAGGCAAAATTTTGGGTAATTATCGATTATTAGGTACTACTCTTTATGTTACTTTAGAACCATGTATAATGTGTATTGGAGCAATAATTCATGCTCGTATTTATCGATTAGTTTGTGGCGCTAAAAATAGTAAAATTGGACAAAGATCATGGCTAAAAAGTACGCTCCTCCATCCAATGAATAATCATCGTGTATCTTTAACAACTGGGGTATTAGAAAAAGAATGTGCTTATCAATTGAATAAATTTTTTAAACGTCAACGTCAAACCTGA
- the glyA gene encoding serine hydroxymethyltransferase, with product MPICTNYDIELWEIIQQEAIRQEEHIELIASENYVSPQVMKAQGSQLTNKYAEGYPGNRYYGGCEYVDMIEQLGINRAKKLFSADYANIQPHSGSQANFSVYNALLHPGDTILSMHLHHGGHLTHGSQVNFSGKLYNAVFYGVDENGCINYEKIHNLAVKYRPKMIVGGFSAYSGIINWFKMRQIADAVRAYLFIDMAHIAGLVAAGIYPNPLPHAHVVTATTHKTLAGPRGGLILSSGGNDALYKKLDASVFPGSQGGPLMHVIAAKAIALKEAMDPSFKVYQQKIVQNAKIMVKEFALREFKVISGMTHNHLFLLDLRNKNITGKDASTALERANIIVNKNSIPNDFRSPFITSGIRIGTPAITRRNFNENDVRKLSHWICDILNHIDNDEIIFSIKTKVLRICSQYPIYNESH from the coding sequence ATGCCAATATGTACGAACTATGATATTGAATTGTGGGAAATAATACAACAAGAAGCTATTAGACAAGAGGAACATATTGAATTAATAGCATCTGAAAACTATGTTAGCCCTCAAGTTATGAAAGCACAAGGCTCTCAACTTACTAATAAATATGCTGAAGGCTATCCAGGTAACCGTTATTATGGTGGATGTGAATATGTTGACATGATTGAACAATTAGGTATTAATCGTGCAAAAAAATTATTTTCTGCAGACTATGCAAATATACAACCACATTCTGGATCGCAAGCTAATTTTTCTGTTTACAATGCTTTATTGCATCCTGGTGATACAATTTTAAGTATGCATCTACACCATGGAGGACATTTAACACATGGCTCACAAGTAAACTTTTCAGGAAAATTATATAACGCCGTATTTTATGGAGTTGACGAAAATGGTTGTATTAATTATGAAAAAATACATAATTTAGCTGTAAAATATCGACCGAAAATGATCGTAGGAGGATTTTCTGCGTATTCTGGTATTATAAATTGGTTTAAAATGCGCCAGATTGCAGATGCAGTTCGAGCATATCTATTTATTGATATGGCTCATATCGCAGGATTAGTTGCGGCGGGTATATATCCAAATCCACTACCACACGCACATGTAGTAACTGCTACTACTCATAAAACATTGGCGGGACCGAGAGGTGGTTTAATTTTATCTAGCGGAGGTAATGATGCATTGTACAAGAAATTAGATGCTTCAGTTTTCCCTGGCTCTCAAGGAGGTCCTTTGATGCATGTTATCGCAGCTAAAGCAATTGCTTTAAAAGAAGCAATGGATCCATCTTTTAAGGTATATCAACAAAAAATTGTTCAAAATGCTAAGATAATGGTTAAGGAATTTGCATTACGCGAATTTAAAGTTATTTCTGGAATGACTCATAATCATCTTTTTTTATTAGATTTGAGAAATAAAAACATCACGGGGAAAGATGCCAGTACAGCTTTAGAACGAGCTAATATCATTGTTAATAAAAATAGTATACCAAATGATTTTAGAAGTCCTTTTATTACCTCTGGCATACGTATTGGTACGCCAGCAATAACTAGACGTAATTTTAATGAAAACGATGTACGAAAACTATCTCATTGGATCTGTGATATACTAAATCATATCGATAACGATGAAATTATTTTTTCTATAAAAACCAAAGTTTTACGTATATGTTCTCAGTATCCCATATATAATGAAAGTCATTAA
- the lepB gene encoding signal peptidase I, producing MINAFSLTLAIITGISGIFWSIKKLRTIMYNRDQHKKIFLQKSTNTYQQSRNAYSLIISYCSIISEFISSIFPILLLVFIIRSFIFEPFRIPSGSMMPTLLIGDFILVKKFIYGIKNPITQKTLINTGHPRRGDIVVFKYPKNPELNYIKRVIGEPGDKVVYNIITKQLMIYANHVNNIACIQPLPIVYSNVVPSNFIQVFNNDVNGKVNSSFIQIGPHQKCSHGIRLIQTTESFSGIEHNILTMIPPGDQNLIKMYDQHTKHLISEWLVPAGEYFVMGDNRDNSADSRYWGFVPERNIIGKAIIIWMNIKKQQEGIWPISIQLHRIGNIQ from the coding sequence ATGATTAACGCATTTTCTTTGACCTTAGCAATTATTACAGGAATATCGGGTATTTTCTGGAGTATAAAAAAATTGCGTACAATAATGTATAATCGTGATCAACATAAAAAAATATTCCTTCAAAAATCAACCAATACTTATCAACAATCAAGAAATGCTTATTCATTGATAATATCATATTGTTCAATAATTTCTGAATTTATATCTTCAATTTTTCCGATATTATTATTAGTATTTATAATACGATCATTTATTTTTGAACCATTCCGAATACCTTCTGGATCCATGATGCCTACTTTGTTAATAGGAGACTTTATTTTAGTAAAAAAATTCATATATGGCATTAAAAATCCTATTACTCAAAAAACATTGATTAATACCGGACATCCAAGGCGTGGAGATATAGTAGTGTTTAAATATCCTAAAAATCCCGAACTAAACTATATTAAACGAGTAATTGGAGAGCCAGGAGATAAAGTAGTCTATAACATTATTACTAAACAATTAATGATATATGCCAATCATGTTAATAACATTGCATGTATACAACCATTACCTATTGTTTATAGTAATGTTGTTCCTAGCAATTTTATTCAAGTATTTAATAATGACGTGAACGGAAAGGTTAATTCTTCCTTTATTCAAATAGGACCGCATCAAAAATGTTCTCATGGCATTCGACTCATTCAAACTACAGAATCGTTCAGTGGAATAGAACACAACATCTTAACAATGATACCACCTGGCGATCAAAACTTAATAAAAATGTATGATCAGCATACAAAGCACTTAATATCTGAGTGGTTAGTGCCCGCAGGCGAGTATTTTGTAATGGGAGATAACAGGGATAACAGCGCAGATAGTCGTTATTGGGGATTTGTTCCTGAACGCAATATAATAGGAAAAGCAATAATAATTTGGATGAATATAAAAAAGCAACAAGAAGGAATATGGCCCATTAGTATCCAACTCCATAGAATTGGTAATATACAATAA